In Desulfitibacter sp. BRH_c19, the genomic stretch AGCATTTCGTTGAAAGATTAGGTCACGAAGTTATCATTCCTCCTACTCCTAGCAAGCAAACTTTAAGCTATGGGGTTCAGTATTCACCTGAATTTGCATGCATACCATTTAAGGTTCTTCTGGGTACATATGTAGAAGTTCTAGAAAAAGGAGCTGAAATGATTATTTCTTCTGGTGGCCATGGCCCTTGTCGAGCGGGACTTTATGGAATGCTACATGAGAAAATATTAAAAAATGCTGGTTATGATTTTGAAATGGTTACTCTAGATGCTCCTCTTAGAAATTTAAAGGATTTTATAAGTAAAATAAACCGCATTATCAAACCAAATAAAATTGGTTGGTATCAGTTTTACCAAGAATTTAAATTCGGCTGGGCTAAACTTAAAGTTTTAGATGAAGTTGACGCTTATTCACATAAAATCAGACCATACGAGGTAAAAATAGGACAAACTACAAAACAATTTCAAGCAGTACTAAAGTTGATAACCGAAGCACAGACAATAAATGAAATAGATGAAGCAAAACACCAAAGTCTGAAACTATTGGATTCTGTAGAACAAGATAGAACAAAAACACCCCTCAAAGTAGGAATAATAGGAGAAATATACGTTGTAATAGAGCCCTTTATGAACTTTGATATCCAAGTTTTACTTGGGGAGATGGGAGTTGAAACACACCGTTCCATTTACTTAACCCAGTGGACAAAAGACAATGTAGTAACTGATCAAGGAGAATTAGATGTAATAGCATGTGCACCTCCGTATCTAAATCAAAAGATTGGTGGCCACGGTATAAATT encodes the following:
- a CDS encoding CoA protein activase: MKVSFPRMGTSHIAFKHFVERLGHEVIIPPTPSKQTLSYGVQYSPEFACIPFKVLLGTYVEVLEKGAEMIISSGGHGPCRAGLYGMLHEKILKNAGYDFEMVTLDAPLRNLKDFISKINRIIKPNKIGWYQFYQEFKFGWAKLKVLDEVDAYSHKIRPYEVKIGQTTKQFQAVLKLITEAQTINEIDEAKHQSLKLLDSVEQDRTKTPLKVGIIGEIYVVIEPFMNFDIQVLLGEMGVETHRSIYLTQWTKDNVVTDQGELDVIACAPPYLNQKIGGHGINSIGETVLYSKKGYDGVIQLAPFTCIPEIVAKSIMPQVSKDFRIPVLSLTIDEQTARAGVQTRLEAFIDLMLHQRSAKGGNPREVLIGN